A single Melopsittacus undulatus isolate bMelUnd1 chromosome 11, bMelUnd1.mat.Z, whole genome shotgun sequence DNA region contains:
- the C1QTNF1 gene encoding complement C1q tumor necrosis factor-related protein 1, giving the protein MEVLWVPGVLLLSCLLLLPSPVGSQTRPSPDQRLEMDPTEAPSQHHAARAMQEQQVSSAQEMPLQRRCVHCCEQPDQRFYHPQYQPLPQINMTILKGEKGDRGERGMQGKFGKTGVAGSRGHAGPKGQKGSMGAPGEHCKSHYAAFSVGRKKPLHSNDYYQTLIFDTEFVNLYGHFSMFTGKFYCYVPGIYYFSLNVHTWNQKETYLHIMRNGVEVVILYAQVSDRSIMQSQSIMLDLQEQDEVWVRLYKGERENAVFSDEYDTYITFSGHLIKYSGDP; this is encoded by the exons ATGGAGGTGCTCTGGGTGCCTGGtgtcctgctgctttcctgcctgctgctgcttccctcccctGTGGGCAGTCAGACCAGACCCAGCCCTGACCAGCGTTTGGAGATGGACCCCACAGAGGCACCGTCACAGCACCATGCTGCCAG GGccatgcaggagcagcaggtcaGCAGTGCCCAGGAGATGCCCCTGCAGCGCCGCTGTGTTCACTGCTGTGAGCAGCCCGACCAGCGCTTCTACCACCCCCAGTACCAGCCCCTGCCTCAGATCAACATGACCATCCTGAAAG GTGAGAAGGGCGACCGTGGCGAGCGAGGCATGCAGGGCAAGTTCGGCAAGACAGGGGTAGCCGGCAGCAGGGGCCACGCAGGGCCCAAGGGACAGAAGGGCAGCATGGGTGCCCCAGGGGAGCACTGCAAGAGCCACTATGCTGCCTTCTCGGTGGGCCGCAAGAAACCCCTGCACAGCAATGACTACTACCAGACCCTCATCTTCGACACGGAGTTCGTCAACCTCTATGGCCACTTCAGCATGTTCACCGGCAAGTTTTACTGCTACGTCCCCGGGATCTACTACTTCAGCCTCAACGTGCACACCTGGAATCAGAAGGAGACGTACCTGCACATCATGCGCAATGGGGTGGAGGTGGTGATCCTCTATGCCCAGGTGAGCGACCGCAGCATCATGCAGAGCCAAAGCATCATGCTGGatctgcaggagcaggatgaggtCTGGGTGCGACTCTACAAGGGTGAGCGTGAGAATGCAGTCTTCAGTGATGAGTACGACACCTACATCACCTTCAGCGGCCACCTCATCAAGTACAGTGGAGACCCCTGA
- the ENGASE gene encoding cytosolic endo-beta-N-acetylglucosaminidase produces MAETQDGPGRSGKRPGDEAEEPVEEERTGRRRRSFQPAAESRGTTVLHDTISTRPQPLPARHFDTKTTEPVSFFLSGLEELLSWQPDGNDDFNVCTVQLAKRQPPLHSKRPRTLVCHDMRGGYLEDRFIQGSATSNPYVFYHWRYIDIFVYFSHHTVTIPPVCWTNAAHRNGVLVLGTFITEWTDGEKLCESFLAGGEEAFRAVSEQLARIAQHYRFDGWLVNMENTLSAAAVKNLPPFLRHLTAQVHSAVPGGLVIWYDSILQNGTLKWQNELNEDNRVFFDACDGLFTNYNWKEEHLERTRSLAGPRLTDVYVGIDVFARGDVISGGFDTNKSLRLIRQHGLSAAIFAPGWVYEHLGEENFLHNENKFWGLLAEYLLTHSVCTLPLATSFSLGMGTSRFLDGKVEEAGPWYDLSAQEIQPLYPEQEGRLSTSCCLQDAWCGGSSLRLQGIIPAGEEHVAIRLFSLQMPAPPKLFLTLLYKLEGPHTEFTVALELTTWDSETCHEGNVTSLPEPSGRHHPRFLPAPPPGLAKLLASCNSGSQGWTSRCYELDLQGCSLRDLSLLVSRQQPSPQEMPFSCLLGEVRVLDAASVAAAPLQVQNLLASQLWWQEGSTTEQLSLSLTLRWTFPPDQASWFRIFSQGARCRQGQTAPQLLGLAHGCLYRAVGLAVPRPAAGQSCRLELLVEPVLHNELPVDPQLWGRLVLIYSAPATGTSRDGH; encoded by the exons ATGGCGGAGACGCAGGATGGGCCCGGACGGAGCGGAAAGAGGCCGGGGGACGAGGCGGAGGAGCCGGTGGAGGAGGAGCGGaccgggcggcggcggcggag CTTCCAGCCGGCGGCGGAGTCCCGGGGAACCACCGTCCTGCACGATACCATCAGCACCCGCCCGCAGCCCCTGCCAG cgAGGCACTTTGACACCAAGACAACAGAGCCTGTCAGCTTCTTCTTGTCtggcctggaggagctgctgtccTGGCAGCCCGATGGCAACGACGACTTCAACGTCTGCACTGTGCAGCTGGCCAAGCGCCAGCCCCCGCTCCACAGCAAGAGGCCCCGGACGCTGGTGTGCCATGACATGCGTGGCGGGTACCTGGAGGACAG GTTCATCCAGGGTTCAGCCACAAGCAACCCCTACGTCTTCTACCACTGGCGGTACATAGACATCTTCGTCTACTTCAGCCACCACACTGTCACTATCCCGCCCGTGTGCTGGACCAACGCAGCACACCGGAATGGTGTCCTGGTGCTGG GCACATTCATCACGGAGTGGACGGATGGGGAGAAGCTGTGTGAGTCGTTCCTGGCTGGTGGGGAAGAGGCATTTCGTGctgtgagtgagcagctggCGCGCATTGCTCAGCACTACCGGTTTGACGGCTGGCTGGTCAACATGGAGAACACGCTGAGT GCGGCAGCAGTGAAGAACCTGCCGCCCTTCCTGCGGCACTTGACCGCACAGGTTCACAGCGCTGTGCCTGGGGGGCTGGTGATCTGGTATGACAGCATCCTGCAGAATGGCACCCTGAAGTGGCAGAATGAACTGAATGAGGACAATAG GGTGTTCTTTGACGCTTGTGATGGGCTGTTCACCAATTACAACTGGAAGGAGGAGCACCTGGAGCGCACGCGCTCACTGGCTGGCCCACGCCTAACTGATGTCTATGTTGGCATCGATGTCTTTGCCCGTGGTGATGTGATCAGTGGTGGCTTTGACACCAACAAG TCGCTGCGCCTGATCCGCCAGCATGGCCTCTCTGCTGCCATCTTTGCTCCCGGCTGGGTCTACGAGCACCTGGGAGAGGAGAATTTCCTGCACAATGAGAACAA GTTCTGGGGCTTGCTGGCTGAGTACCTGCTCACACACAGCGTCTGCACGCTGCCCCTCGCCACCTCCTTCAGCCTGGGCATGGGCACCAGCAGGTTCCTGGATGGGAAG GTGGAAGAGGCCGGGCCGTGGTATGACCTGAGTGCACAGGAGATCCAGCCCCTCTACCCGGAGCAGGAAGGCAGGCTGAGCacaagctgctgcctgcaggatgCCTGGTGTGGTGGCAGCTCCCTGAGGCTGCAGGGCATCATCCCTGCCGGCGAGGAGCATGTGGCCATCCG ccttttctctttgcagatgCCGGCGCCCCCCAAGCTCTTCCTAACCTTGCTCTACAAGCTTGAGGGGCCGCACACCGAGTTTACTGTTGCACTGGAGCTCACCACGTGGGACTCGGAGACCTGCCATGAAGGCAATGTCACCTCCCTGCCCG AGCCCAGCGGCCGTCATCACCCCCGGTTCCTCCCGGCACCACCACCCGGCCTCGCCAAGCTGCTTGCCTCCTGCAACAGTGGCTCCCAAGGCTGGACCAGCCG GTGCTATGAGCTGGATCTTCAGGGCTGCAGCCTGCGAGACCTCTCCCTACTCGTGTCCCGCCAGCAGCCCAGCCCGCAGGAGATGCCCTTCTCCTGCCTCCTCGGGGAGGTCCGG GTGCTGGATGCAGCCAGCGTGGCGGCTGCCCCACTGCAGGTACAGAACCTGTTGGCCTCGCAGCTCTGGTGGCAGGAGGGCTCCACAACAGAGCAGCTCTCGCTCAGCCTCACCCTGCGCTGGACCTTCCCACCCGACCAGGCCAGCTGGTTCCGCATCTTCAGCCAGGGCGCCCGCTGTCGCCAGGGCCAGACGGCACCGCAGCTCCTGGGGCTGGCACATGGCTGCTTGTACCGCGCTGTGGGGCTGGCGGTGCCGCGGCCGGCGGCCGGGCAGTCCTGCcgcctggagctgctggtggagcCGGTGCTGCACAACGAGCTGCCCGTGGACCCGCAGCTCTGGGGGCGGCTGGTGCTCATCTACTCGGCACCAGCCACCGGCACCAGCAGAGACGGGCATTAA